A stretch of DNA from Deltaproteobacteria bacterium:
TCTATCGGGAAGGCGGTTGCGTCGAGATCCAGGTGCTCTTCGTCCGGCACGGGAAGCTCACCGGCAACCAGGCCTACACCCTCGACGGCCTCGAGCTCGGCGACGACGAGATCCTGGGCGCCGTGCTGACCCAGTTCTACCAGGGGGACCGCCCGATTCCCGACGCGATCGTGCTCCCGCTCGCGCTCGAGGACGCCGAGGTACGCGCCGAGTATCTCGGCGAGCGCCGGGGCCGTTCGATCGAGGTCGTCTGCCCGCAGCGGGGCGCGCGCCTCCGCCTCGTCGAGATGGCGCGCGACAACGCCCGCCACGGCTTCGCCGAACGTCGCGACCAGAGCGCCCAGCGCGAGCGCATGCTCGAGGAGCTGCGGAAGCGGCTGCACCTCAGGAGCGCGCCGAAGCGCATCGAGTGCTTCGACATCTCGAACATCCAGGGGAACCTGACGGTGGCCTCGATGGTGACGTTCGACGAGGGTCAGCCATGCCCGGCGCGCTACCGCCGCTACCGCATCCGGACGGTGGCCGGCAGCGACGACTTCGCGTCGATGTACGAGGTTCTGGAACGGCGGTACCGGCGCGCCAAGCACGAGAACGACTTTCCCGACCTGCTCATGGTGGACGGCGGCAAAGGCCAGCTGAACGTCGCCGTCGAGGTGCTGCGCGCGCTCGCGATCGAGGGCGTCGACGTCCTCGGTCTCGCCAAGACGCGCGTCGAGCGCGACCCCCGGTCGCCCGAGGTACTGCGCTCCGACGAGCGCGTGTTCCTGCCGGGACGAAAGAACCCCGTCGTGCTGCGCCGCAACTCGACCGCGCTGTTCCTGCTGCAGCGCGTCCGCGACGAGGCGCACCGCTTCGCGATCACGTACCATCGCGAGCTGCGCCGGCGGGAGCGCCTGCGCTCCGGCCTCGAGGACATCGCCGGCGTCGGCCCGGAGCGGCGCCGGGCGCTGCTCCGCCACTTCGGAAGCCTGAAGCGCCTGCGCGCGGCGACCGCGTCCGAGATCGCCGCGGTCCCCGGCGTCTCGGCGCGGCTCGCGGCCGAGATCCACGACCGCCTCGCGCACGCCGGCACCGACCCGGGCTGATCCGCGCGGACCGCCGCGCATCCACGCGCCGCCACCCCCGCGGCCGACGAGCCGACGACCTCGCGCGTCGGCGGAGAGAGCATTGGCCAGAGGTTCCGCGGAACCGCCGGCGGCGGCGCGGGTCGTGGTGCCGTTCGCCGGCGGCTTCCTCGCCGGCGGGCTGCACGCCGACGCGGGCTGCGGCGCCCTCGTCGCCGTCGCGCTCGCGCTCGCCACGGCGGCGCGCGCCACGACGCTCCCGCTCCGGGTCGGAGCGGCGGCGCTCGCAGCGGGCCTCGCGTGCGGCGCGCTCGCCGCGACGCTCGCCCATCTGCCGCTCCCCGGGGAGCACGTCGCCCGGCTCGCGGGTCGCGGCATCGCGGCGGCCGAGGGGGTGGTCGTCCGCAGCGATGTCCGCGGCGACCGCGTGTCGCTCGTCGTGCGCGTCACCCGCGTCCGGGCCCGCGCGCGCGCCGGGCGCGGGTGTGGGCTCCTCGGGGTCACGATCGCCCATGCGCAGCGCTCGTGGCCGGCCGGGGCCATGGTCCGCGTCGTCGGGACCATCCGTCGCCCGCAAAGCCTCGGGAACCCGGGCGAGCACGACCACGCCGCGGCGCTTCGTCGCCGCGGCATCCGCGTCACGCTCTTCCTCTGGAGCGACGAGACGATCACGCGCCTCGACGACGCCGTCGCGAGCACGACCGGGAGTCCGCGCGCGCGACTCGCGGCGCGCGTCGCGGCCGCCGCCGAAGAGCCCGTCCGCGGCTATCTCGCGGCCGTCCTGCTCGGCGCCGCGCCGAGCCTGGACGACGCCACTCGCGACACGCTCACGCGCACCGGCCTCGCGCACGTCGTCTCCGTCTCGGGCTTCCACGTCGCGGTCGCCGCCGGCGGCGTCGTCTTGGCGCTGCGCTGGATCCTCCTGCGCGCAACGCTCCTCGCGCTCCGCTACGACGTCGCCAAGGTCGCGGCGTTGCTCGGCATCCTTCCCGTCGGCGCCTATGCCGCGCTCGCCGGCGACAGCGTGCCCGCGGCGCGCTCCTTCCTGAGCTACGGGGTGGTGCTCGGGGCGCTCGCCTGTGACCGGCCGCCGGACGCGCTTCGCGCGCTCGCCGGCGTGGCCGTCCTGCTCGCCCTCGGCGCGCCGGACGTCGCCGCGGACGTCTCGTTCCAGCTCTCGTTCGCATCCGTGCTGGCCCTGATCCTCGTCGCTCGCGCCGCGCGCCGCGACCGCACCGCCGCGGCCGGCGCCCCGGGGTGGTGCCGGCGGCTCGTGCTGGTGCCGCTCCGGGTGTCGATCGCCGCGACGCTCGCGACCGCGCCGCTCACCGCGTGGCACTTCCAGCAGATTTCCCTCGTCGCCCCGCTCGCGAACCTCGCCGCGTTGCCGTTGCTCGGTCCGGCGACGCTGCTGCCCGGTCTGGCCGCCTTGCCGATCGCGCTCGTCGCCCCCTCCTCAGCGGACGCGCTGCTGTGGGTCGCGGCGCGCGCGGCGGCGGCCGGCCTCGGCGTCGCCCGCTGGTTCGCGGCCTGGCCGGGCGCGGCCCTCGTCACGCCGATGCCGTCGCTCCCGGAGCTGGCGGTCGCGTATGCGGCACTCGCGCTGGCATGGACGCGGCGCGGGCCGTGGACCGCGCCGCTCGCCCGCCGGCGCCGGATTGCGCTCCTCGCGCTGGGGGTCGCCGCCGGGATCGACGTCGCCTGGTGGAGTTGGGAGCGCTGCTGCGACCCGACGCTGCGAGTCACCTTCCTCGCGGTCGGGCAGGGAGACGCGGCCGTCGTGGAGCTGCCGCGCGGCGGCGGCGTCCTCGTCGTCGACGGCGGCGGCTCGGCGGGCGCCTTCGACCCGGGCGCGCGCGTCGTCGCCCCCTTCCTGCGCGCGCGCAAGATCACGCGCATCGAGGCGCTCGTGCTGTCGCACCCACAGCTCGACCACTACGGCGGGCTCGCGCATCTCGCCGGCGCCTTCCGGGCACGCGAGCTCTGGTGGAGCGGCATGCGAGGGCAGGGCGCACGCTACGCTGCGCTCGAGCGCGCGCTCGCGGCGGCCGGCACGCGGTCGGTGGTCCTGCGCCGGGGCATGGCGTGGTCTCCGGGCGCGGACGTGGTCGTCGAGATCCTGCACCCCGACGACCCCCACCGCCTCGGGCCCAACGACGCCTCGCTCGTGTTGCGCCTGCGTTTCGGCGCGACGGCCGTCCTCTTCACGGGCGACGTCGAGGCCAAGGCCGAGCGCGCGATGCTGGACGCCGGCGTACGCGCGCGGAGCGACGTCCTCAAGGTCCCGCACCACGGCAGCGCGACGTCGAGCACCGCGGACTTCCTCGCCGCGGTCGCGCCGCGGATTGCCGTCGTGTCGTCGGGCGCCGACAACCGCTTCGGCTTCCCCGCCCGCGCGGTCGTCGAACGCCTCGCCGCCGTCCGCGCCGGCCGATGGAACACGGCGGAGCACGGCGCGCTCCGCGTCGTCAGCGACGGGCGCGACGTTTCCGTCGTGCCGACGCGGGCTTCCGCGGCCGAGCGATTTGTATTCCCGCAACTGCTTTGGTAGCTCTGCCCGCTTCCGAAAGTGGCTCGATGAAGACCATCCCTGGCGTCAAAGGGTTCCACGACGTCGTGCCCCCGCAGAGCGAACGCTTCACGGAGATCGAAGGGCGACTGCGCGCGGTGCTGGCGACGTACAACTACGGGGAGATCCGTACGCCGATCGCCGAGCGCACGGATCTGTTCGCGCGCTCCCTCGGCGAAACGACCGACATCGTCGAGAAGGAGATGTACACCTTCGACGATCGCGACGGCACGTCGCTGACGCTCCGCCCCGAAGGGACCGCCGCGGTCGTGCGCGCGGCGCTCGAGGCCGGCCTCGCGCAGCGCGACCAGGTCGCGAAGCTCTGGTACCTCGGCCCGATGTTCCGCCGCGAGCGGCCGCAGAAGGGACGCTTGCGGCAGTTCCACCAGGTCGGCGCCGAGGTGATCGGACGCGACGATGCGCTCGCCGACGCCGAGATCGTGATGCTGTTGATGGATTGCCTGCGCGCGGTCGGCCTGGCGTCGGCGAGCCTGATCCTGAACTCGCTCGGCGACGCGACGTGCCGGCCGACCTATCGCGCCGCGCTCACGGAGTACGGTCGAGCGCACATTGACGCGCTCTGCCCGAACTGCCGCCAACGTCTCGAACGCAATCCGCTCCGCCTCCTCGACTGCAAGGAGGAAGGTTGTCGTCGCGTCATGACGCACGCGCCGCTCGTCCGCGACCACCTCTGCGACCCCTGTCGGGACCACTTCGCCGAGGTCGAGCGGCTCCTGATCGCCGCCGACCTACCGTTCCGGGTGGAGCCACGGCTCGTGCGCGGCCTCGACTACTACGTCCGCACGGCATTCGAGGTGGTCTCCGAGAACCTCGGAGCCCAGAACGCGGTCGGAGGCGGCGGCCGTTACGACGGGCTCGTGGCCGAGCTCGGCGGGCCGCCGTTGCCCGGCGTCGGGTTCGCGATCGGGCTCGAACGCGTGCTGCTCGCGGCCGAGGCGGCGGGATTCCGGTCGCCCGCGCCGGAGGTGGACGTCATCCCGCTCTCGGCGGATGCAACACCGACGGCCGTGCGTCTGACCCGACGTCTGCGCGATCTCGGCATGCGCTGCGAGCTCGAGGCGGCGGGACGGAGCGTGAAGAGCGCGATGCGCCGGGCCGACAAGCTCGCGGCGCGCTTCGCGGTGCTGATCGGCGCGGACGAGCTCCGCGCCGGCCGGGCGACGGTGCGCGACATGCGGCGCCAGGCCGATCATCGACTCGCGCTCGCGGTGGAAGACGACGGCCCGGCGCTCGCGGAGACGCTCCGCGCGCTCGGCGCCGCAGGAGGACCGAATGGCTGAGGCGCTTTCGGCGCTCGGCGACTGGGAGCGCAGCGACTACGCCGGCACGCTCCGCCCCGAGGACGCGGGACGGAGCGTCACCGTCATGGGGTGGGTGCACGGCCGCCGCGACCACGGAGGCGTCATCTTCATCGATCTGCGCGACCGATCCGGGCTCGTGCAGATCGTCCTCGATCCCGAGCGCAGCGCGCTGGCGCACGCCGCCGGCGCGGGCATCCGGCTCGAGTTCGTGATCGCGGTGCGCGGAACGATCGTGCCGCGCTCGCCCGAGACCGTGAACCCGGACCTCCCGACCGGCGCGATCGAGGTGGTCGGCGACGAGCTGCGCATCCTGAACTCGGCGCGTCCGAGCCCGTTTCCCGTCGACGACGCGATCGACACCGCCGAAGCGGTCCGCCTCCGCTACCGCTACCTGGACCTCCGCCGTCCCCGCATGTTCCGGAACCTCTGGCTGCGGCACCGGCTCGCCGCGCGGACGCGCGGCTACCTGAACGCCCACGGATTCGTCGAGGTCGAAACGCCCGTGCTGACGCGCAGCACCCCGGAGGGCGCGCGCGACTACCTCGTGCCGAGCCGCGTGAACCCGGGAACCTTCTTCGCGCTGCCGCAGTCGCCGCAGCTCTTCAAGCAGATTCTCATGGTCGCCGGTGTCGATCGCTACTACCAGATCGCCCGCTGCTTCCGCGACGAAGATCTGCGCGCCGACCGCCAGCCCGAGTTCACCCAGATCGACCTCGAGATGTCCTTCCTCGGGCGCCCCACCATCTTCCGGCTGATGGAGGGGCTCGTCGCCGAGCTCTTCGCCGAGGCGGACGTGGCGATGCCGCCGCCCCCCGTTCCCGTGCTCGGCTACGCCGAAGCGATGGCGCGCTTCGGATGCGACCGCCCGGACACGCGCTTCGGGCTCGAGCTGATCGACTGCGCGCCGGTCTTCGCCGGTTCCGGCTTCAAGGTGTTCGCCGACGCGCTCGCGAAGGGCGGCACCGTCAAGGCGATCGTCGTGCCGGACGGCAAGCAGCTCTCGCGCAAAGATCTCGACGACCTCACCGAGTTCGTCGCCATCTACGGCGCCAAGGGCCTGGCGTGGATCCGCGTCAATCCGGACGGCTGGCAGTCGCCGATCGTGAAGTTCCTCTCCGACGACGAGCGCGCGCGCCTGACCGCCGCCGCCGGCCTCGCCCCCGGCAACGTGGTCATGCTCGTCGCCGACAAGCCGCGCGTCGTCCACGACGCGCTCGCCGCGCTCCGCCTGCGGCTCGGCGCCAAGCTCGGCATGATCGACGAGGGGAAGAAGAATCTCGTCTGGGTCACCGACTTTCCGCTCTTCGACTACGACGAGGAGCAGCGGCGGCACGTCGCCGTGCACCATCCCTTCACCGCGCCCGTCGAGGAGGATCTCGACAAGCTCGAGAGCGACCCGCTCGCGATCCGCGCCCAGGCGTACGACCTCGTGCTGAACGGCACCGAGATCGGCGGCGGCAGCGTCCGCATCCACCAGTCGACGGTGCAGGAGCGGGTGTTCGGCGTGCTCGGCATCCGGGCCGAGGAGGCGCAGGGCAAGTTCGGCTTCCTCCTCGAGGCCCTGGCGTCCGGCGCCCCGCCGCACGGCGGGCTCGCGTTCGGCTTCGATCGCCTCGTCATGCTGCTCGCCGGCGAGGAATCCATCCGCGAGGTGATCGCGTTCCCGAAGACGCAGCGAGCCATGGATCTCATGACCGAGGCGCCGAGCACGGTCGAGGCTCGCCAACTGCGCGAGCTCGGCATCAAGCTCGCGCACTGACGAGGAGCCGACGATGGGAGGACAGGGGTCGATGGCTCGCGTGCTGATCGTCCTGGCGAGCATGTGCTCGGCGCTCGCCGGCTGCAGTCCGCTGCCGGTGACGGTCGCGGCGCGGCCGTTGACGCCGATCGCGAGGGGAGAGGTCCGCCGCATCGCGGTGCTGCCCTTCACGACCGTGGACCTCGCCGTCGGCCGCACCGACGAGCTCGGGGCCGAGCCGCTCTCGGAGCCGCCGGGCGACACGGTGACGCGCGCGGTCGCGACCGCGATGCGCGACCAGGGCGACTGGCTGATCGTCGACGATCTCACGGTCGGCGAAGCCTTCCGCCGGCTCTACGGGGAGGTGCGGGCGCCGACCGCGAGCGAGGCGGTCGCCGTCGGCACGCTGCTGCGCGCCGACGCCGTTCTGCGCGGCGAGGTCAAGGTCTTCGAGGAACGCATCGGCACCGAGTTCGCGGCGAACCGTCCCGCGCACGTCGTCTTCGCGGCCGAGCTGCTGCGGCCGGCCGACGGCGTCGCCCTCTGGCAGGCGGAGTACGCCGAACAGCAGCAAGCGCTCTCCGAGAACCTCTGGAACCTGCCGGGCTTCGTGCGCGCCGGCGGGACGTGGGTGCGGGCCGGCGAGCTCGCCCAGATCGGCGCCGCGCAGATCGCCGCGCGCCTCCACGACGCGCTCTACGGCCCGGCGCCGCGGAGACGCGGCGCCGCCAGGACGAAGCGCTGAGTCCGGAGACGATGGGCACGATCCTCGACGGCAAGGCGGTGGCGCAAGCGGTGCGGGCGGAGGCGGCCCGCGCGGTCGAGCTGCTGCGCGCGCGCGGCGTCATCCCGGGCCTGGCGACGGTGCTCGTCGGCGACGACCCGGCGTCGCGCGTCTACGTCGACTCCAAGGAGCGCGCCTGCACGGAGATCGGCATGCGGTCGGTCGGACAGCGCCTGCCGGCCGACACGCGCACGGCGGATCTCGTTGCCCGCGTTCGCGAGCTGAACGCGCGCCCCGACGTGCACGGGATCCTCGTCCAGCTCCCGCTGCCGGATGCCGCGGACACCGACGCCGTGATCCAGGCGATCGCGCCGGAAAAGGACGTCGACGGCCTCACCGCCATCAGCCAGGGACGCTTGCTGGCGGGATTGCCCGGGCTCCGTCCGTGCACGCCGCTCGGCATCATGCGACTCCTGCGCGAGACCGGCGTCGGCCTCGCGGGCGCCACGGCCGTCGTGATCGGCCGGAGCCTGCTCGTCGGGAAGCCGGTCGCGCTCCTGCTGCTCGAGCAGCACGCGACCGTCACCATGTGCCACTCGCGCACCCGCGACCTCGCCGCCGCGGTTGGGGCCGCCGATATCGTGGTGGCGGCGGTCGGGCGCCCGGAGATGATCCGCGGCGATTGGATCAAGAAGGGGGCGATCGTGATCGACGTCGGCATCAATCGAGCGGCGACCGGCGGCCTGGTGGGCGACGTCGAGTTCGCCCGCGCCCGCGAGCGGGCGGCCTGGATCACGCCGGTCCCGGGTGGCGTGGGTCCCATGACGGTCGCGATGCTGCTTGCCAACACGGCCGCGGCCGCCGCGGCGACGACACGGGTGGCCGCATGAGCGAGACGAACGCGTCGGCGGCGGCGCTCGCGCGCACGCCCCTCTACGAGCGGCACCACGCGCTCGGCGCGAGGATGGTGGAGTTCGGCGGCTGGGAGATGCCGGTCTCGTACCGCGGGATCCTCGAGGAGCATCGCACGGTGCGCACCGCCGCCGGACTCTTCGACGTGAGCCACATGGGCGAGATCGAACTCCTCGGGCCGCACGCCGCCGCCGCCTGCCAACGGCTCACCACCAACGACGTCCGCCGCCTCGCGAACGGCCACGTCCAGTACACGATCCTCTGCCGTGAGGACGGCGGCGTGGTCGACGACGTCACGCTCTACCGCGTCGACGACCAGCGCTGGTTCTTCTGCGTGAACGCCGGCAACGTCGCCAAGGACCTGGCCTGGATCCGACAGCATGCCGGCGCGGCGACGGTGGTCGACCGCAGCCCGGCCACCGCGTTGATCGCGCTCCAGGGTCCGGCCGCCGCGGGCATCCTCGGCGCGCTCACCCCGCTCGTCCTCGAGCGCATCCCGAGCTTCCGCTTCGCACGCGGCGAGGTCGCCGGCCTGCCGGTGCTCGTGTCGCGGACCGGCTACACGGGCGAGGACGGCTTCGAGCTCTACGTCGACGCGCCGCGGGCCGGCGCGCTCTGGGACGCGCTCATGGCGGCCGGAGCGCCCGCCGGCCTCGAGCCCATCGGCCTCGGCGCGCGCGACACGCTCCGCCTCGAGGCCGCGCTCCCGCTCTACGGACACGAGCTCGACGAGCAGACGTCGCCGCTCGCCGCCGGGCTGGAGCGCTGGGTGCGGCTCGACGGCGAGGACTTCATCGGCCGGGCCGCACTGCGCCACGAGCGCGAGCGGGGCGCGCCGCGGCACCTGGTCGGGCTCGCATTGCGGGCGCCCGGCATCGCGCGCCAGGGCCATCCCGTCACCTTCGAAGGCGCCTCGGTCGGAATCGTCACGAGTGGGACGTTGTCGCCGACGCTCGGCAGCCCGGTCGCCCTCGCGTACGTGTCGGCGGCACTCGCCGCCCCGGGAACGAAGCTCGCCGTCGACGTCCGGGGCCGCCCCGTCCCGGCCGAGGTGGTGGCGACGCCCTTCTATCGCCGTCCGCGCCCGGTCGCCGCCGCGCCGGCGGAGGTTCCGTCCGAGGTCGCCGAGCCCGTCGAGGACGCGGTGGATGCGTCCGACGACGCGGCCCCGGCGGACGGCGAGGGGCTTTACGAGATCGACACCGCTCCCGAAGCGACCGGCGCGGACGAGCCGCCGGCCGGCGTGGCGGACGCGCCGTCGCCCGCCGACGACGACGCCGAGAACGCCGACGGCACCCAGGTCACACGCGAAGGAGAGCACTGATGCTGATCCCCGAGACGCTGCGGTATTCAGAGGACCACGAGTGGGTGCTGGTCGAAGACGGCATCGCGACTATCGGTATCACCGACCACGCGCAGGAGGAGCTCGGGGACATCGTGTTCGTCGAGCTCCCGGCGGTCGGCGCCGAGCTCGCGAAGTCGGCGACCTTCGGCGTCGTCGAGTCCGTCAAGGCGGTCAGCGACGTCTATGCGCCCCTCGGCGGCATCGTGACCGCGGTCAACGAGGCGCTCACGACCAAGCCCGAAACCATCAACGAGGATCCGTACGGCGCCGGCTGGATGGTGAAGGTGACGCTCGCGAATCGCGCGGACGCCGACGCGCTCATGACGGCCGAGCAGTACCGCGGCTTCCTGGCGCAGGAGAAGCCGTAGAGGCCCGACCCGATGCGCTATACGCCCCACACGTCCGCCGAGATCGACGCGATGCTGCGCGCGATCGGCGCGCAGAGCGTCGACGCGCTCCTCGCGCACGTGCCAGAAGCGCTGCGGACGCGGGCGAGTCTCGCGGCGCTTCCCGGCGGGATCGACGAGCGCGCCATGCGCATCGAGGTCGCGGCGCTCGCGGCCCGGAACCGCACTGACGGCCTCGCCTTCCTCGGAGCCGGAGCCTACCCGCACTTCATCCCCGCAGCGGTCGATCAGCTCGCGAGCCGCGCCGAGTTCGCGACCGCCTACACCCCGTATCAGCCCGAGGTGAGCCAGGGCACGCTGCAGGCGACCTTCGAGTTCCAGTCGGCCGTCGCCGCGCTCACCGGTATGGAGGTCGCGAACGCCGGCATGTACGACGGCGCCACCGCCGCCGCGGAGGCCGTACTGATGACCCAGCGCCTGCGCCCCGGCCGGCCGCTCGTGCTCGTCGCCCGCGCGCTGCACCCGCACTACCGGCAGGTGATCGCGACCTATCTCGCCGGGATCAAGGACGTCGAGCTGGTGGAAGTGCCGTACGGTCCGGACGGCGCGACGCCGCTTCCAGCCGCCGACCTCCTGCGCCGCGCCTCATGCCTCGTGCTCGGCTATCCGAACGTCTTCGGCATCGTCGAGGACCTGGCCGGCGCGGCGGAGATCGCACACGGGGAGGACTGCCTCCTCGTCAGCGCCACCACCGAGGCCCTGGCGCTCGCGCTCCTCCGGACGCCGGGCGCGGCGGGCGTCGATGTCGCGGTCGCCGAGGGGCAGAGCCTCGGGCTCCCCCTCGCGTACGGTGGTCCGGGGCTCGGGCTCTTCACGAGTCGCGAGCGCTTCGTGCGAAACCTGCCGGGCCGGCTCGTCGGGGAGACCGTCGACGTTCAGGGACGTCGCGGCTACGTCCTCACCCTGGCGACGCGCGAGCAGCACATCCGCCGCGAGCGCGCCACGTCCAACATCTGCACGAATCAGGGACTCTGCGCGGTGCAGGTGGTCGTCTATCTTTCCCTCCTCGGTCGCCACGGCCTCGCGAGCGTCGCCGAGCGGAACCTGCGCGGCGCGCACGCGCTCGCCGAGCGCCTGCGGGGGGTCGGGACGCTGCGCTTCTCCGGTCCGTACTTCAACGAACTCGTCCTGAGCCTCTCCGGCGCCCGTCGGCGCTGGCAGCACGCGCTCGCCGAGGGGGTCGTCGCGGGGTTGCCACTCGGCGACTGGTACCCCGAGCTCGAGGACACGCTCCTCCTCTGCGCGACGGAGCTCCACGACGCTGCGGCCATGGATCGTCTCGCCGCGGCGCTCGCCGCCGACGCGGCGGCGCCGGCCGCGCGCGCGGGGGGCCGCTCGTGAGTCGCCCCGAAGGAGTCCTCCGAAACGGGCTCCTCCCCGAACCGCTCATCTTCGAGCGCGGAGCGCCGGGTCGGACCGGAGCGACCTGCGACCCGGGCGAGGTCGGCGGACCGGCGCCCGCCGACGTGCTGCCCTCGGGACTACGCCGCGACGACGGCCTCGCCGGGCTTCCCGAGGTCAGCGAGCTCGACGTCGTCCGCCACTTCACGCGTCTGTCCCAATGGAATCTGAGCGCCGCGACCACGCTCTATCCGCTCGGATCGTGCACCATGAAATACAACCCGGTCGTCCACGAGGCCGTCGTCCGGCTCCCCGGGTTCGCCGACCTCCATCCGCTGCTCCCCGACGCCTGGGCGCAGGGCACGCTCGAGCTCATGGATGGCCTCGCTGGGTTCCTGCGCGCGGTGAGCGGGCTCCCGGGCGTCAGCCTCCAACCGGCCGCGGGCGCGCACGGTGAGCTCACCGGCATGAAGATGGTGCGAGCCTACCACACCGACCGCGGCAACCCGCGCAACCGCGTCCTCATCCCGGCGAGCGCCCACGGCACGAACCCGGCGAGCGCCGCGCTCTGCGGCTACACCGTCACCGAGATGCCCGCGAACGACTTCGGCATCCTCGAGGTCGATACGGTCCGGAAGCACCTCGGCACGGACGTCGCGGCGTTGATGGTCACCAACCCCAACACGATCGGACTCTTCGAACGCAACATCCAGGCGATCGCCGACGCCGTGCACGAAGCGGGAGCGCTCCTCTACTGCGACGGCGCCAACATGAATGCGCTCCTCGGCGTCGCCAAGCCCGGCGACATGGGCGCCGACGTCCTGCAGTTCAACCTCCACAAGACGTTCTCGACCCCGCACGGCGGCGGCGGCCCGGGTGCGGGCCCGGTGGCCGTATCGGAGCGGTTGGAGCCCTACCTGCCGACGCCGCGCCTCGTCCGCGACCCGAAAGGCCTGCGCTGGAGCGAGGACTTCCCGAAGGCCATCGGCCGCGTGCGCTCCTTCCACGGCAACGTCGGCATGCTGGTGCGGGCCTACTGCTACATGCGCACGCTCGGCGGCGACGGCCTCACCGACGCGACGGCGATGGCCGTGCTGAACGCCAACTACATCCGCGCCGAGCTCTCCGGCGTGCTGCCCCTGGCCTTCGAGACGCCGTCGCTCCACGAGTGCGTGTTCACGGATCACGATCTCGCCGCGACCGGCGTCCACACCCTCGACCTCGCGAAGCGCCTCCTCGACTACGGCTTCTTCGCGCCGACCATCTACTTCCCGCTGGTCGTTCCGGGCGCGATCATGGTCGAGCCGACGGAGACGGAGAGCAAGCAGACCCTCGACGAGTTCATCGCCGCGGTGCGGGCGATCGTCGCGGAGGCGAGGGAGACGCCCGAGCTCGTCAAGGAAGCGCCGCACGCGACCTTCGTCGGCCGCCTCGACGAAACCCGCGCCGCCCGCCGCCCGGTGCTACGCTGGAAGCCTCCGACGGCCCGCCCGACGGAGTGAGCGCCTCCCCGCGCGCGGCGCACGTCGACGCGTGAGCGAACCGGGCGCGGGGCCCCGCGGCGGCTTCCCCCGAGCCCTGCCGCGAAGCGGGCTGGTCAGAGCAGCGCCACGCTCAGGCGGCTCTCGATGCGGCCCGGCGAGCCCGCCGGCCCCGGCTGGTACGCCCGGAGCTGCGCCTGGAACACGAACTCGAAGTCCCCGTTCGGCTTGGCGGCCGCCTTCGGCGGGTTGTTGTCGAAGGCCGCGGTGTTGAGCGCGTCCGACAGCGTGTCGTCCATGTTCGCGCTCCCCGACTGGGTGTCGATCTGCACCGACTTGAGCTTTCCGCGCGCGTCGAGGACGGCCCGCATCTGCACCGGACTGCGCGCGCTCAGGATCTGCTCGAGCTCGAGGCGGCGCTGGCGGATGATCAGGTGCTGGAAGACCCGCTCCCCCACGCGCCGCACGAAAGGCGAGAACTCGTTCGCCTTCGTGTTCAGGAGCGTAACGGTCCCGCGCTGGATGTCGGGGAGATTGTCGAGCGTGCCGCGCGTCCCGGGGAGCGACCAATCGGGTGCGACCGGCGCGACGGCGAGCGCGAGCTTTCGTCGCCCGGTGCCGTCCTTCGCCGTGTCCTCCGGCTCGCGCGTCGCGTCGCGCTGAGCCGCAACGAGCTCGTCGGTCGACGCGAAGAGCTTGTCGAGCGCGGGCACGGGCTTCGCCTCCCTCGGCTCGGCCGCCGCGCCTTCCGCGGGCCGCCGCGCCTTCGCCGGCGGCGGCCGGTCAGCGGCGGCGACCCGCGGCCGGACTGGCT
This window harbors:
- the gcvPB gene encoding aminomethyl-transferring glycine dehydrogenase subunit GcvPB; translated protein: MSRPEGVLRNGLLPEPLIFERGAPGRTGATCDPGEVGGPAPADVLPSGLRRDDGLAGLPEVSELDVVRHFTRLSQWNLSAATTLYPLGSCTMKYNPVVHEAVVRLPGFADLHPLLPDAWAQGTLELMDGLAGFLRAVSGLPGVSLQPAAGAHGELTGMKMVRAYHTDRGNPRNRVLIPASAHGTNPASAALCGYTVTEMPANDFGILEVDTVRKHLGTDVAALMVTNPNTIGLFERNIQAIADAVHEAGALLYCDGANMNALLGVAKPGDMGADVLQFNLHKTFSTPHGGGGPGAGPVAVSERLEPYLPTPRLVRDPKGLRWSEDFPKAIGRVRSFHGNVGMLVRAYCYMRTLGGDGLTDATAMAVLNANYIRAELSGVLPLAFETPSLHECVFTDHDLAATGVHTLDLAKRLLDYGFFAPTIYFPLVVPGAIMVEPTETESKQTLDEFIAAVRAIVAEARETPELVKEAPHATFVGRLDETRAARRPVLRWKPPTARPTE